The genomic DNA TCTAAAAGGGTTATGGCCCGGTCGCCAAACTTCGGAACGGAGACGGCGGCGGGGAGGAGATCCTCTACCCGCTGATCGAGCCGGACGAGCCCGCGCTCCGCCATATCCGCCAGCAGCAAGCCCGTGAAGGCCTGGCCGATGGCGCCGATCTCGAAGATCGTATCGCCGGTAGGTTTGTTTTGGCCGCCCTGCACGAGCCGGCCGTAACTGAAAACGTGAGTCTCGGCGCCGCGGATGACGCCGATCGCAAGGCCCACGACTTTGCCGTCGTCGATTAGAGGTTGCACCAATGCATCGACGCGGCTTTTGAGCTCGTCGTCGCCGGCCGCTCGCGCGGCAGGGATAAGCGACACCGCAAATAAGAGCGTGAGCCACCCGAACAAGCAGCGCCGAATGAGACCGACACTTTTCATCGTCGTTCGCGTCCTGGTTCTTTATTCAACGTCCGATTACTGGCTCTCGTTGTACAGCTCGCGAACTTCGCCTTGGATCTCGATCATGTGCTGCCGGATCGTCGCCGCCTTGGCCAACTGCTCCGGCGTCAGCACGTTGCGCACGTCGAGCGCGATCTTGAATCCTTCACGCAAAATCTTCTCGCGCAAGTCGGCAATCTTCGTGATCGCGCGCGCCACGTCCGCCTCCGCTACCCGGTTCGATCCAAAAAGCTTATCCCCCACTTCTTGCCGCACGACCCGCAGCTCGGCCAAGTAGGCCCTTTGAGCTTCTCTAAACGCATTCTTGCTGACTTCTATCTTCGCTGCCTGCTCCGGCGTCAGGTTCAACGAGTTGAGCAATCGCGGCGACATCAGTCCGAATGTCGCTGCAATTCTCGCTTGGGTCATCGCGTCGACTTGCGCATGGAGCGGGGACGACAACGAAACCAATAGGAGCAATCCTCCCAGGACGGTTCCAAAGCCGACCATGATTCTTTTTGTCTTCATCCGACTGCCTCCTTTTTATTACTGAACCTTGTACGCCTTAGAATTTAACGAACCTTTACAATCGACTCAGCTCCACACAAGCGGGAAGCGGCGCGCCAACGTCTCCAGATTCTGCATCAACGGCCTCCGCTTCTCTTGCCGGCACGTCGTACCACTCGCAAGGGCGGTCGACTTCCAACGCTGCGGCTCGCTCGTAAGACTCAGCAAGCACAATCCATAGATCTTCGGCGCCGGCTTGATTCTGCGTGAGCTGCTCCGGCGAAAGTTCTTCCATGACCGTCCAGATTTCCTCGTTAGCGGGCGCCGGCGCGGGCGGACTCCAAATCCGGATTCCTTGCCAGACCACCACGAGAGCCCATGCCGCCATGACGGCCGCGGTCAACCAGCGGACCGTCCAAGGAGAGGAATAGGAACTCACCGTCTGCGGCGGACGCGCTTCCCGGAGCGTTCGAGTGATCGCCTCCAGGTCCGATCCTAATTGCCGGTATCGTTTGGCGCAGGCTGCGCACTCCGTCAGGTGAGCTCGCTCGGCGCTGGTTCCTTCGCCGTCATGGAGCAAAAGCAGCATCTGATCTTTCAAACATCGGTTCATCGGCTGTCTCCTAATACGCGGCGCAGGTGATGCACGGCCCGGAAAAGGTAGCGCTTCACGCTGCCCGTTGTTATCCCCAGCATGTCCGCCACCTGTTCGGTGGACCATTCATCGACGTAGCGCAGCACGAACACCTCGCGCTGGCGCGCCGAGAGTTCCTGAAACGCGCGCCAGATGCGCCCTTGGGTTTCCCGGCCAAGAAGATTTTCTTCGGGAGTCTTGCCGGTGTCCGGATAATTCGCTTCCTCGTACTCGGCACCGCCCCCGCGCCACCACTTCCACCAGCCGGACCTTCGGCGATCGTGACAGGCGTTGACGCTGACGCGCACGAGCCACGGCCGCCATGCCATCAGTTGATTCTGATTCTTGTGCTGAAATCTTTGGTATACCTTCAAGAACACTTCCTGCGCGACCTCTTCGGCGTCGTGGTGATTGGCCAATAAAAGGCGGCACAAGCGCAGGACCGCCGCGTAGTGGGCGGTGTAGAGAGCCTCGTATGAGACCGGACCCTCGTAGGACACTGGTTTTATCGGCTGCGTCATTAAGGCCTGTCTCGCGTTTGCAATCATGAGCCGTTTTCGCCCTTACCTACCCCTTAACAACGAATGGCCCCCATGGATGGTTGACAGGCCCTGATTAAATATCACGGTGACGCCGGGTATAAAGAGGTATTTTTGGACTCGACTACGCGAAAAAATCAGCCCTCGGCCGAAAGCCTCGACGGCCCATTGATCTCTCGATTCCCGCTATGATATTCCGTTGGCTGAAACAGGAGGGACTATGAAAAATCGACAACCGCTGAAGCGAGCCGTTTTCTCCGCGGCGACATTATTCCTGGCGGGCCTCTGGCTCGTTTCGGAAGTTGCCGGCCAGGAGCCGTTCTACAAAGGAAAAACCATCAAGGTCGTCATCGGCACCACTCCGGGGGCGCTTTACGACCAATGGTCGCGCGTGATCGCGGCGCACATTGGAAAGCACATCCCGGGAAATCCGGAGCTCGTGCCGCAAAACATGCCGGGCGGCGGTCACAAGGTCGCGGCCAACTACGTCTACAAGGTCGCGAAACCCGATGGGCTCACGCTGATCGGGTCGATCGTGCCGTCGCTGTATTTCGATCAATTGCTGGGGCGCGAGGAAGTTCAATACGACTGGGCCAAATTTGTCTGGATCGGCTCTCCTGTGAGCGGCGAGAGCCAGATGTACATGCGCGCCGATACCCCCTACAAGACGATGGACGACGTGCGCAAGGCCGCCGAGCCGCCCCGCTGCGGGACTCAATCCACGTCGGAACAATCGTATTTCTTGCCCAAGCTCTTCAATGAAATTCTGGGGACGAAGTTCAAAATGGTCTCAGGCTATCCCGGCGGCCCCGAGATCGACCTTGCCGTCGAGCGCGGCGAGATTCACTGCCGGGCTTTTACCATCGAGGCGTTCTTTGCCCGCGAGCCTTACCTCACGTGGGTGAAGAACAAGTTCGTGCGCAATATCATTCAGACCGGTCGTAAGAAAGACGAGCGCCTGCCGGACACTCCGACCATTCACGAGCTGATGGATCGCTACAAAACGCCGGAGGCGGGACGCCGTCTCGCCGCCGTGATGCTGGCGTCGGGCGGGCTCGGACGGCCGATGCTGGGGAGTCCGGGCATCCCGCCGGATCGAGTCAAGATCCTGCGCGAGGCGTTCGACAAAACGATGAAAGACCCGGAGTTTCTCGCCGAGATCAAAAAGAGGAAATTCGAATTGGAGCCGACGCGCGGCGAAGAGCTGGAGCGGATCGTCAAGGAATCGATGTCGCAGCCGCAAGAGATCATTCAGAGAATGAAAAAGGTTTTGGAGGAATGACGCGCGGGGAGGTTTCTTAAAAAGGCCCCGGTTCGTAGGAGCCGGGGCCTTTTTAATTTTCATTCCAGCCTGGACGACTTGAACAATCGGCAGCGAATCGGGCCTTTGAATCTTAAAACCCGCGGCGGCTTGCCTCTTTCAACCCTAATTCATTTCAGCTTGGTGACCCACTCGCGCCACAATTTCTCGTAGCGCTCGATCCGG from Candidatus Binatia bacterium includes the following:
- a CDS encoding Spy/CpxP family protein refolding chaperone, whose translation is MKTKRIMVGFGTVLGGLLLLVSLSSPLHAQVDAMTQARIAATFGLMSPRLLNSLNLTPEQAAKIEVSKNAFREAQRAYLAELRVVRQEVGDKLFGSNRVAEADVARAITKIADLREKILREGFKIALDVRNVLTPEQLAKAATIRQHMIEIQGEVRELYNESQ
- a CDS encoding RNA polymerase sigma factor → MTQPIKPVSYEGPVSYEALYTAHYAAVLRLCRLLLANHHDAEEVAQEVFLKVYQRFQHKNQNQLMAWRPWLVRVSVNACHDRRRSGWWKWWRGGGAEYEEANYPDTGKTPEENLLGRETQGRIWRAFQELSARQREVFVLRYVDEWSTEQVADMLGITTGSVKRYLFRAVHHLRRVLGDSR
- a CDS encoding tripartite tricarboxylate transporter substrate-binding protein, with product MKNRQPLKRAVFSAATLFLAGLWLVSEVAGQEPFYKGKTIKVVIGTTPGALYDQWSRVIAAHIGKHIPGNPELVPQNMPGGGHKVAANYVYKVAKPDGLTLIGSIVPSLYFDQLLGREEVQYDWAKFVWIGSPVSGESQMYMRADTPYKTMDDVRKAAEPPRCGTQSTSEQSYFLPKLFNEILGTKFKMVSGYPGGPEIDLAVERGEIHCRAFTIEAFFAREPYLTWVKNKFVRNIIQTGRKKDERLPDTPTIHELMDRYKTPEAGRRLAAVMLASGGLGRPMLGSPGIPPDRVKILREAFDKTMKDPEFLAEIKKRKFELEPTRGEELERIVKESMSQPQEIIQRMKKVLEE